A DNA window from Vanacampus margaritifer isolate UIUO_Vmar chromosome 19, RoL_Vmar_1.0, whole genome shotgun sequence contains the following coding sequences:
- the ylpm1 gene encoding uncharacterized protein ylpm1 isoform X2, giving the protein MYPSWGNFGAPPPQNYGGPGPRKLPVGGHTGPPPPTSFGGLQASSSGSMFSSLQEQHRQQMQQLQMLHQKQLQNVLHHGSAPPVYGGGGPPGGYSAPAWQSTEAAHLDRSAGMQSHIKGDSVANQPDHSQPPPPPLPAVQPHKIEPNPALPPPEPQTAKPQDASAAPKANDAKAKDAVGKENDGSNLQDQQQLWYKQHLENLQKLRQEKAKQNQNNAEPPNSHATQPPPPSEPLKGAPPPPPPKEEQPAPPPPPEPDNKQDPEETARLKQLQAAAAQWQQVQQQRVSLHYQALMQQHEKLQQILEKYQPLIQQPANLQSMSAEMQLRHYQMQKQQFTPLFQEWELTFRLWFEQFQTYPHKDQLLDYENQWKQWQDQMNATNNHLQETITTLSAMVPYAAMQYNNVAMGQYGAYPGQDMQMPPPPPPMTHPPVTQPPMNQPPPPPPAVAAAPTSQCPPPGPLAGPPPGPPPGPPPGPPPGPPPTPPHTPTSGPPPRVGAPAGIRPTCPVNVPPPNFNIGGPRANNPRFNQPMQFDGPPRFDQRFEHPPPFQPPQQCFDGPPRFNQPGMRFDGSARFGQPPQHFDGPPRFNQPGSRFDVPPRFDQPPQRFDGPPRFEHPPPPPFGKQSRFDQPPRHTDPPPPSEAQPLPPQKQEGPPPQPAQDPKKPSSVDSSLKSVEVPPADEHKCQTKSSNSTADKDMTDDSIESVGFFIPSEPIPQTKIPSIGEDDSMDICNSPKQVDSDPAQPAATPKEPQQAHLQNYPKPNGPSKTSTPPSVFSEASQEQQEKQPPAQLQPRPEPVGPPLGGGRGQPLGPVQGRGRGLGQRGRGDFRGQNTGPPLGESVEMPHEFTSSQEEIYEEQEQEGWQGEWQEPPYEEFGGEASEEQGEEIWMPEDHHFESEEEYYEEPMHGPSMGRGGPMMRGHPPMARGGVPQGLGGPHMGRGGPHMGRGGPHMGRGGPPLGQGGPPIGRGGPPMGRGGPPMGRGGPPMGRGGPPMGPGGPPMGPGGPPMGRGGPPMGRGGPPMGRGGPPMGRGGPPMGREGPDIDTGGPPMGRGGPPMGRGGPPMGRGGPPMGRGGPPVGRGGPPVGRGGAPMGRGGPPMEGGEPMDSEWAEAEPAEYYEEEELCWGDGRPPMRGMRPPFPPGRGRPPRGHPGFMRGRGPPPHLAHGPVDEESFGYGMASGDMGMNEPEHYMYQGDDPHNMMHPGAGRGRWPPPHAVMGSEEEPFYHKEMEREHDWHPPYGRCPPMPHEIIERDGEMRRRPMGRGMARGGMRPGVPHEQEEEYGFGFVEEYGHRVDDYPRRPPPFDDPSHEGRLFDPEWDRERSPPDREYQPPPPKHYRDDRWLEERERGPPRPFNEYDYRRGEIRERNYMDEPPPRREDGAGPSEWDRPSRFDPPTERVFPPYRDEPPLDRPPLQDEPGKNLPESSADQQGGNLLALSQQQHEIILKAAQELKRMRELQEVKTDSVSQNTLANTLPDLPAGLLGLEIPPEVRNALKGMTTASAQMAKTQSWETNPTAHVPAVAPKTVEYGHGHEPGTTVERIAYGERIVLRPDPDRGYEKEPLRDPYSRDPYYDRRPDPYLDRREYSREREFYREKPPPEYERERFGRERYPPRERDDRPPHRPGYRERERDLRERDRSGSRDRDDPFGRPGGYDRPPYERAGLDRGGPERYGHTSSPFDRRNYPEERGPPPAPPLAPPPQPVLPVEKKPEIKNVDDILKPPGRLSRPERIVIIMRGLPGSGKSHVAKLIRDKEVDCGGAPPRVLVLDDYFMTEVEKIVKDPDTGKRVKRKVLEYEYEPHLEDNYRSSMLKTFKKTLDDGFFPFIILDTINDRVNHFDQFWSAAKTKGFEVYIAEITADTHTCAKRNAHARTLKDIMKMSNNWESTPRHMVRLDVRALLQDAAIEEVEMEDFNPEEVPKEAKREEEEEGELGYIPKSKWEMDTSEAKLDKLDGLGSGSKRKRDGDHMAGMEDYLQLPDDYATRKSQPGKKRVRWADLEEQKDADRKRAIGFVVGQTDWEKITDDSGRLAQKALNRTKYF; this is encoded by the exons ATGTACCCGTCCTGGGGCAACTTCGGTGCGCCCCCGCCGCAAAACTACGGGGGGCCCGGCCCGCGAAAGCTGCCGGTCGGAGGCCACACGGGACCGCCGCCGCCGACGAGTTTCGGCGGCTTACAGGCCTCGTCGAGCGGCTCCATGTTCTCGAGCCTCCAGGAGCAGCACCGCCAGCAGATGCAGCAGCTCCAGATGCTGCACCAGAAGCAGCTTCAGAACGTGCTCCACCACGGCAGCGCGCCGCCGGTCTACGGCGGTGGCGGACCACCGGGTGGATATTCTGCGCCGGCGTGGCAGTCGACGGAAGCGGCCCATTTGGACCGCAGCGCAGGGATGCAGTCTCACATTAAAGGAGACTCGGTGGCGAATCAGCCGGACCACTCGCAGCCTCCGCCGCCTCCGCTTCCTGCTGTACAGCCGCACAAGATTGAACCCAATCCGGCTCTTCCACCGCCCGAGCCCCAAACGGCGAAACCTCAGGACGCAAGCGCGGCTCCCAAAGCGAACGATGCGAAGGCAAAGGACGCGGTCGGTAAAGAAAACGACGGCTCCAATTTGCAG GATCAGCAGCAACTTTGGTACAAGCAGCATCTCGAGAATCTGCAGAAGCTGAGGCAAGAGAAAGCCAAGCAGAATCAAAATAATGCCGAGCCCCCCAACAGCCACGCGACACAGCCTCCTCCTCCATCCGAGCCGCTCAAAGGTGCGCCGCCTCCGCCCCCACCGAAGGAGGAACAGCCCGCGCCGCCTCCACCTCCTGAG CCTGACAACAAGCAAGACCCGGAGGAGACAGCCCGACTCAAACAACTACAGGCCGCGGCGGCTCAGTGGCAGCAGGTTCAGCAGCAGAGAGTCAGCTTACATTATCAGGCTCTAATGCAGCAGCACGAGAAGCTTCAGCAGATACTCGAAAAGTATCAGCCACTCATTCAGCAACCTGCTAACCTACAG TCAATGTCAGCCGAGATGCAGCTGAGGCATTACCAAATGCAAAAGCAGCAGTTCACCCCGCTTTTCCAAGAGTGGGAGCTTACCTTTCGGCTGTGGTTCGAGCAGTTCCAAACGTACCCGCACAAGGACCAGCTGCTCGACTACGAGAACCAGTGGAAGCAGTGGCAGGATCAGATGAATGCCACCAATAACCACCTTCAGGAGACCATCACCACCCTCTCTGCGATGGTGCCGTATGCTGCAATGCAATATAACAATGTAGCTATGGGGCAGTACGGCGCTTACCCTGGCCAAGACATGCAaatgccgccgccgccaccgccgatGACTCATCCGCCAGTGACTCAGCCACCAATGAATCAGCCGCCACCTCCACCTCCAGCGGTTGCTGCCGCTCCCACATCCCAATGTCCACCACCCGGTCCACTGGCTGGTCCTCCACCTGGTCCTCCACCTGGTCCTCCACCCGGTCCACCACCTGGTCCTCCACCAACTCCTCCGCACACTCCAACTTCTGGACCCCCACCCAGAGTAGGTGCACCCGCTGGAATCAGACCCACATGCCCTGTCAATGTTCCGCCACCAAATTTCAACATTGGGGGTCCAAG AGCAAACAACCCCAGATTCAACCAGCCAATGCAGTTTGACGGACCCCCAAGATTTGATCAGCGTTTTGAGCATCCCCCTCCATTTCAGCCACCTCAGCAGTGCTTTGACGGTCCACCTAGGTTTAACCAGCCAGGGATGCGGTTTGACGGGTCGGCTCGGTTTGGTCAACCCCCACAGCACTTTGACGGTCCGCCTCGTTTTAACCAACCTGGGTCACGTTTTGATGTGCCTCCCAGATTTGACCAGCCCCCCCAACGCTTTGACGGTCCCCCCAGATTTGAGCATCCGCCACCGCCCCCATTCGGCAAGCAGTCTAGATTTGACCAGCCCCCAAGACACACTGATCCACCGCCTCCCAGCGAAGCCCAGCCATTGCCTccacaaaaacaggaaggaCCCCCACCTCAACCCGCACAAGACCCCAAAAAACCTTCCAGTGTGGATTCGTCATTAAAATCAGTTGAAGTGCCTCCAGCTGATGAACACAAGTGTCAAACTAAATCTAGTAATTCGACTGCTGACAAAGACATGACTGATGACTCGATTGAAAGTGTTGGATTTTTTATTCCCAGTGAACCAATACCCCAAACCAAAATTCCAAGCATAGGGGAAGATGATTCTATGGACATTTGCAACTCACCCAAACAAGTTGACAGTGATCCAGCCCAGCCTGCTGCTACTCCCAAGGAACCACAACAAGCCCATTTACAGAATTACCCTAAACCAAATGGTCCATCGAAAACCAGCACCCCTCCCTCTGTTTTTTCAGAGGCTTCCCAAGAACAACAGGAGAAGCAACCACCTGCACAGCTCCAGCCAAGACCGGAACCTGTAGGTCCTCCCCTGGGTGGAGGACGAGGTCAACCCCTTGGGCCTGTGCAAGGAAGAGGCCGAGGACTGGGGCAGAGGGGACGTGGTGACTTTAGGGGACAAAACACAGGACCGCCATTGGGGGAATCGGTCGAAATGCCTCATGAATTTACGTCTTCCCAGGAAGAAATTTATGAGGAACAAGAGCAGGAGGGCTGGCAGGGTGAGTGGCAGGAGCCTCCATATGAAGAGTTTGGTGGCGAGGCGTCTGAGGAACAAGGTGAAGAAATTTGGATGCCAGAGGACCATCACTTCGAGTCAGAAGAAGAGTATTATGAAGAACCAATGCATGGACCTTCTATGGGTAGAGGTGGGCCAATGATGAGAGGACATCCTCCTATGGCCCGAGGAGGTGTCCCACAAGGTTTAGGAGGACCACACATGGGAAGAGGAGGACCACACATGGGGAGAGGAGGCCCACACATGGGGAGAGGAGGCCCGCCATTGGGCCAAGGGGGGCCACCAATTGGCCGAGGGGGGCCGCCAATGGGGCGCGGGGGGCCGCCAATGGGGCGCGGGGGGCCGCCAATGGGGCGCGGGGGGCCGCCAATGGGGCCTGGGGGACCGCCAATGGGGCCTGGGGGACCGCCAATGGGGCGCGGGGGACCGCCAATGGGGCGCGGGGGACCGCCAATGGGCCGAGGGGGGCCGCCAATGGGCCGAGGGGGGCCGCCAATGGGCCGTGAAGGACCGGATATTGATACAGGAGGTCCGCCCATGGGCAGAGGAGGACCGCCCATGGGCAGAGGAGGACCGCCCATGGGTAGAGGAGGACCGCCCATGGGTAGAGGAGGACCGCCCGTGGGTAGAGGAGGACCGCCCGTGGGCAGAGGCGGTGCGCCCATGGGTAGAGGCGGTCCGCCCATGGAAGGAGGGGAACCTATGGACAGTGAATGGGCAGAAGCTGAACCAGCTGAGTACTATGAGGAAGAGGAACTTTGTTGGGGAGATGGGCGGCCTCCAATGAGAGGGATGCGACCTCCATTTCCGCCTGGCCGAGGTCGTCCGCCACGCGGCCATCCTGGTTTCATGCGGGGGCGAGGACCCCCGCCACACCTAGCGCATGGGCCAGTTGATGAAGAGTCATTTGGTTATGGTATGGCGTCTGGTGATATGGGCATGAACGAGCCAGAACATTACATGTACCAAGGTGATGATCCACATAACATGATGCACCCAGGAGCAGGAAGAGGCAGGTGGCCACCACCTCACGCAGTAATGGGTTCTGAAGAGGAACCATTTTATCACAAAGAGATGGAGCGTGAACACGATTGGCATCCGCCCTATGGCCGATGTCCTCCAATGCCGCACGAGATCATTGAAAGAGACGGCGAAATGAGAAGACGACCCATGGGTCGAGGAATGGCACGAGGCGGGATGCGGCCAGGCGTACCACACGAACAGGAAGAAGAATACGGGTTTGGTTTTGTTGAGGAATACGGCCACAGAGTAGATGACTATCCCCGGAGGCCGCCTCCTTTTGACGACCCTTCACATGAGGGCAGGTTATTTGACCCTGAATGGGATAGGGAGCGTTCTCCACCCGACAGGGAATATCAACCACCTCCCCCAAAGCACTACCGGGATGATCGGTGGCTTGAAGAAAGGGAGCGAGGTCCCCCGCGTCCATTCAATGAGTATGACTATAGAAGAGGCGAGATCCGAGAACGCAATTACATGGACGAGCCGCCACCCCGGCGGGAAGATGGGGCAGGTCCATCAGAATGGGATCGGCCTTCAAGATTTGACCCACCAACAGAGAGAGTTTTCCCCCCCTATCGAGACGAACCTCCTTTGGATAGACCTCCACTCCAAGATGAGCCTGGCAAAAACCTGCCAGAGAGTTCCGCCGACCAGCAGGGAGGGAATTTGCTCGCACTTTCCCAGCAGCAACATGAAATAATCTTGAAGGCTGCCCAGGAGTTAAAACGGATGAG GGAATTGCAGGAGGTGAAGACTGATAGTGTATCTCAGAATACACTTGCTAACACTTTACCTGACCTCCCTGCTGGGCTCCTGGGTTTGGAGATCCCACCGGAAGTTAGAAATGCACTAAAG GGCATGACCACCGCATCTGCCCAGATGGCTAAAACGCAGTCTTGGGAGACAAATCCCACCGCGCACGTGCCTGCAGTTGCTCCAAAGACTGTGGAATATGGACACGGACATG AACCCGGTACTACTGTGGAGAGGATTGCTTATGGTGAGAGGATTGTGTTGAGGCCTGACCCAGACAGGGGCTATGAAAAAG AACCTCTTCGAGATCCTTACAGCAGGGATCCCTATTATGACAGACGACCAGACCCGTACCTGGACCGACGGGAGTAcagcagagagagagaattcTACAGAGAAAAACCTCCACCAGAATACGAAAGAGAGCGTTTTGGAAGGGAACGATATCCTCCAAGAGAGCGAGACGATAG GCCCCCTCATCGTCCAGGCTACCGGGAAAGAGAGCGCGACCTTCGAGAGAGGGATCGAAGCGGCAGCCGCGATCGGGATGATCCTTTCGGACGGCCCGGCGGCTATGACAGGCCTCCGTATGAGCGCGCTGGACTTGATCGCGGCGGGCCCGAGCGCTACGGCCATACTTCTTCACCTTTTG ACAGAAGAAATTACCCAGAGGAGCGAGGCCCCCCCCCAGCACCGCCGCTCGCGCCCCCACCACAGCCAGTGCTGCCTGTGGAGAAGAAACCCGAGATCAAGAACGTGGACGATATTCTCAAACCCCCCGGAAGGCTGTCGCGGCCCGagagg ATTGTTATCATCATGAGAGGACTACCGGGGAGCGGAAAGAGCCACGTTGCAAAACTCATACGG GATAAAGAGGTGGACTGTGGCGGCGCCCCACCAAGAGTTCTGGTTTTAGATGACTATTTCATGACAGAGGTTGAGAAGATCGTGAAAGACCCCGACACGGGCAAAAGGGTCAAACGAAAG GTTCTGGAGTACGAGTACGAGCCGCACTTGGAGGACAACTACCGCAGCAGCATGCTGAAGACCTTCAAGAAGACGCTGGACGATGGCTTCTTCCCGTTCATCATTTTGGACACCATCAATGACAGGGTCAACCATTTTGATCAGTTTTGGAGCGCTGCCAAAACCAAAGGTTTTGAG GTCTACATCGCTGAAATCACGGCTGACACTCACACTTGTGCAAAGAGAAACGCCCACGCGCGCACACTTAAGGATATAATGAAG ATGTCCAACAACTGGGAGTCCACGCCTCGTCACATGGTCCGCTTGGATGTGCGAGCCCTGCTGCAAGACGCCGCTATCGAGGAG GTGGAAATGGAAGACTTCAATCCTGAAGAGGTGCCCAAGGAGGCcaagagagaagaagaagaagagggcgAGCTG